In Arachis hypogaea cultivar Tifrunner chromosome 2, arahy.Tifrunner.gnm2.J5K5, whole genome shotgun sequence, a genomic segment contains:
- the LOC140177516 gene encoding putative disease resistance RPP13-like protein 1, producing MSLFSRKRPRSIMLSDDKFVNWIRGKKLDQDPCGRLENILNVVEAVLNDAEKKQITDNAVKRWLKNLQDAVYDAVDLLDEICTKAATQKDPSNFLSHIFNSQDKDIVVTTIEEVIARLEDIAKYKDILGLEKIAAKNMSGRIPSTSLVKKSDMFVGRDRKKDTLVKLLLDDTKDGEISVIPIVGMGGIGKTTQAKLVYNDAEVKQKFHVKSMGLCW from the exons ATGTCATTGTTTTCGAGGAAAAGACCCAGAAGCATCAT GTTGTCCGATGATAAGTTTGTCAACTGGATCCGAGGAAAGAAGCTTGACCAGGATCCGTGTGGAAGGTTGGAGAATATTTTAAACGTGGTTGAAGCTGTGCTGAATGATGCTGAGAAGAAACAGATCACTGACAATGCTGTCAAAAGGTGGCTCAAAAATCTTCAAGATGCTGTCTATGATGCTGTTGACTTGTTGGATGAAATATGCACCAAAGCTGCCACTCAAAAGGATCCAAGTAACTTCCTGTCTCATATCTTCAATTCACAAGATAAGGATATAGTTGTGACTACGATTGAAGAAGTCATTGCTAGACTAGAGGATATTGCGAAATACAAAGATATCCTTGGTCTGGAAAAGATTGCAGCGAAGAACATGTCAGGGAGGATTCCATCAACCTCACTAGTTAAAAAATCTGATATGTTTGTTGGCAGGGACAGAAAGAAGGATACCTTAGTGAAATTGTTGTTAGATGATACTAAAGATGGTGAAATATCTGTGATTCCCATCGTGGGCATGGGTGGGATAGGAAAAACTACTCAGGCAAAATTGGTTTATAATGATGCGGAAGTGAAACAAAAATTTCATGTTAAAAGCATGGGTTTGTGTTGGTGA
- the LOC112729204 gene encoding putative disease resistance protein RGA3, which yields MTKTVTEKTGNSCHPNDLDTVQNHLKDKLEGKKFLVVVDDVWSNNREGWESFLTPFECGSDGGHTVVTSRLDSVASMVKTNHIQPFNLSLLHEEDCWLVFAKHAFFPTESRDRSALEITGRKIVEKYKRLPLTVQTLGSLLRTKDHEKSLLRTKDHEREWIDVLYNEIWEFSEDESSILPGLRISYYYLPSNLKRCFVYCSLFPKHYEFERDELVLLWMAEDLL from the coding sequence ATGACAAAGACTGTGACAGAGAAAACTGGTAATTCTTGTCACCCAAATGATTTAGATACAGTTCAAAATCATTTGAAGGATAAGTTAGAAGGAAAGAAATTCTTGGTTGTTGTAGATGATGTATGGAGCAATAATCGTGAGGGTTGGGAAAGTTTTCTAACtccttttgaatgtggaagtgatGGAGGTCATACTGTTGTAACATCCCGTCTTGATTCAGTTGCTTCTATGGTGAAAACTAATCACATTCAACCTTTCAATTTGAGTTTGTTGCATGAGGAAGATTGTTGGTTAGTGTTTGCAAAACATGCATTTTTTCCTACTGAATCTAGAGACCGTTCAGCTCTAGAAATTACTGGTAGAAAAATTGTTGAAAAGTATAAAAGGTTACCTTTGACTGTTCAAACACTTGGGAGCTTATTAAGGACAAAAGATCATGAGAAGAGCTTATTAAGGACAAAAGATCATGAGAGGGAATGGATTGATGTTTTGTATAATGAGATTTGGGAGTTTTCTGAAGATGAGAGTAGCATTCTTCCTGGATTAAGAATTAGTTATTACTACCTTCCATCGAACTTAAAACGTTGCTTTGTTTATTGTTCTTTATTCCCGaaacactatgaattcgaaagaGATGAACTGGTGTTATTGTGGATGGCAGAAGATCTTTTGTAG